One window of Candidatus Nitrospira kreftii genomic DNA carries:
- a CDS encoding hypothetical protein (conserved membrane protein of unknown function), giving the protein MMSETPSTFLPHGQCFLWDPSVLWLNVSSDVIITTAYYLISAALFYFLYKRHDVPFRWMFMLFGLFIFACGTTHLMHVWTVWHPDYRGEGIVKAGTALLSISTGLLLVPLLPRAMALRTPQELEALNASLREVLCERQKAVENLQSSEAMLIRRSEELIQQRHRLREMASQLTLIEQRERRRLATDLHDYLAQMLVVCRLKVSRAKRALTPR; this is encoded by the coding sequence ATGATGTCAGAGACTCCCAGCACGTTTCTGCCGCACGGGCAATGCTTTCTATGGGACCCGAGTGTGTTATGGCTGAATGTGTCATCTGACGTGATCATCACCACTGCGTATTATCTGATCTCGGCGGCGTTGTTTTACTTCCTTTATAAACGCCATGATGTTCCGTTCAGATGGATGTTCATGCTGTTCGGCCTGTTCATTTTTGCCTGTGGCACGACGCACCTCATGCATGTGTGGACCGTCTGGCATCCGGACTACAGGGGAGAAGGCATCGTAAAGGCTGGGACTGCGCTGCTGTCGATCTCCACTGGCCTGTTGCTGGTTCCCTTGCTTCCTCGAGCGATGGCCTTGCGGACCCCTCAAGAGCTGGAGGCGTTGAATGCGAGCCTGCGTGAGGTGTTGTGCGAGCGGCAGAAGGCGGTCGAGAATCTACAATCCTCCGAGGCGATGCTCATCCGTCGCAGCGAAGAATTGATTCAGCAACGACACCGGCTGCGGGAAATGGCCTCGCAGCTGACGTTGATCGAGCAACGCGAGCGACGACGACTGGCCACAGACCTCCATGATTACCTCGCTCAGATGCTCGTGGTATGCCGACTGAAGGTGTCCCGAGCCAAGAGGGCCCTTACCCCCCGCTAG
- a CDS encoding hypothetical protein (conserved protein of unknown function), producing MPTEGVPSQEGPYPPLVVLLDELNTDLDQCLQYTRTLVRELCPTALYQTGLVGALQQLALEFEKYDLHIMVVAEDPNIPLSEDTAILVYQTVRELLFNVLKHAKTNRAQVRVSSTPQHAVEVVVEDNGSGFDPAILLTRSAQGFGLLSIRERIESLNGLFDVRSAPGVGTTTTIALPVTSAPDARPSSTGGGVTMAVEPGGSVATSSSEGAITVLLVDDHAIVRQGLRSVLEAYPDIAIVGESCNGEEAVNAVHHLRPSIVVMDINMPKMDDIAATQHITSQYPDVVVVGLSVNACDDATTAILTAGAVALIAKEAAVDQLYPTMQDALRVKRANI from the coding sequence ATGCCGACTGAAGGTGTCCCGAGCCAAGAGGGCCCTTACCCCCCGCTAGTCGTTCTGTTAGATGAGCTCAACACCGACCTCGACCAATGCCTGCAATACACTCGGACGCTGGTCAGGGAGTTATGCCCCACGGCGCTGTACCAGACCGGTCTCGTCGGCGCGCTTCAGCAACTTGCTCTGGAATTCGAAAAATATGATCTGCATATCATGGTCGTTGCCGAAGATCCCAATATTCCGCTGAGTGAGGATACGGCCATCTTGGTGTATCAAACCGTGCGGGAGCTGCTGTTCAATGTCTTGAAACACGCGAAGACCAATCGAGCCCAGGTGAGGGTCAGCTCAACACCTCAGCATGCCGTGGAAGTGGTCGTGGAAGATAATGGAAGCGGGTTTGATCCAGCAATCCTTCTGACCCGGTCCGCTCAAGGGTTTGGACTTCTCAGTATCCGGGAACGCATAGAAAGTCTGAACGGGCTCTTCGATGTCCGGTCAGCGCCCGGTGTCGGGACGACGACCACAATCGCGCTGCCCGTCACATCTGCCCCTGATGCTAGACCGTCTTCGACCGGCGGTGGCGTCACGATGGCGGTGGAGCCGGGTGGATCCGTGGCAACGTCGTCGAGTGAAGGCGCGATCACCGTCCTGCTGGTGGACGATCACGCGATCGTGCGACAAGGCTTGCGGTCCGTTCTGGAGGCCTATCCAGACATAGCCATTGTGGGTGAATCGTGTAACGGAGAAGAGGCGGTCAATGCCGTCCACCATCTTCGCCCATCGATCGTGGTGATGGACATCAACATGCCGAAGATGGATGACATCGCAGCGACTCAGCACATCACCTCACAGTATCCGGACGTCGTCGTGGTGGGATTGTCCGTCAATGCGTGTGACGATGCAACAACAGCGATTCTGACTGCCGGGGCTGTTGCCTTGATTGCGAAAGAGGCTGCGGTCGATCAATTGTATCCAACGATGCAGGATGCTCTTCGCGTAAAACGTGCCAACATATAA
- a CDS encoding hypothetical protein (conserved protein of unknown function): MPSVHLVTEEDATPTIVTRVPISPGKVWSYIGTSALLLAMIGTWLVWFSAFVQRSLHEDGIRAACQRAMPDQVDRCFDTVVIQRGGGRR, translated from the coding sequence ATGCCGTCTGTTCATCTCGTGACAGAGGAGGATGCCACTCCCACGATCGTCACCCGTGTACCGATTTCACCTGGCAAGGTCTGGAGCTATATCGGGACCAGTGCTCTATTGCTTGCGATGATCGGTACCTGGCTGGTCTGGTTTTCGGCCTTCGTCCAGCGAAGTCTTCACGAGGACGGCATTCGAGCGGCCTGTCAACGAGCGATGCCGGATCAGGTTGACCGATGCTTTGATACGGTGGTGATTCAACGTGGAGGGGGGCGGCGGTGA
- a CDS encoding hypothetical protein (conserved protein of unknown function) — protein MTVSRYPYLPFFTSIVVLVLIAPAVPSWAQDSEPYVKPRVELSLRSWLYTAGDTRWSHDASGLDPRLGDPTSKLAYKDNDTHIIELGGRLNFGRRGFLQAEGGFSVSFDRGLLVDDDFTAVTGQQIFSRTHSDITGSGTQYGSFNIGVRAAEFAGSRGYLDVFGGFQYWRTRYEATGVRQVICNPSGIPGLSCTPNLNLPGVVAITNTTHWITPIHIGVDTEYRVTRRVSLDLKVSVSPVSVLYNEDVHHLRSDLQQDPSFSMWGVGVSANAGAGAKLALTGNLALTAGYRIMWNRTYAGEWTNHPVGGGSETVPLTEFQTIRHGVLLGVTGSF, from the coding sequence GTGACGGTATCACGGTACCCGTATCTCCCTTTCTTCACCAGCATTGTTGTACTGGTACTGATTGCCCCGGCTGTGCCGAGTTGGGCGCAAGATTCTGAACCATATGTGAAGCCGCGAGTAGAGCTGTCACTCAGGTCGTGGTTGTACACGGCGGGCGACACACGATGGAGTCATGATGCGTCCGGGCTTGATCCTCGGCTGGGAGATCCTACGTCCAAATTGGCGTACAAGGACAACGACACCCATATCATCGAACTGGGAGGGCGGCTCAATTTCGGCCGTCGTGGGTTTCTCCAGGCTGAGGGTGGTTTCTCCGTGTCGTTTGATCGAGGCCTCCTCGTTGACGATGATTTTACTGCGGTGACAGGACAGCAAATCTTCTCGCGTACGCATAGCGATATCACGGGATCAGGTACTCAATACGGCAGTTTCAATATTGGGGTCCGTGCAGCGGAGTTTGCAGGATCGCGAGGCTATCTGGATGTGTTTGGAGGATTTCAATATTGGAGGACTCGGTACGAGGCGACTGGCGTTCGACAAGTGATCTGTAACCCTTCGGGAATCCCTGGCTTGTCTTGCACGCCGAACCTCAACTTGCCTGGTGTTGTGGCGATCACCAATACAACGCATTGGATTACCCCAATCCATATTGGGGTCGATACTGAATACCGGGTCACTCGTCGTGTGAGTCTTGATCTCAAGGTCTCAGTGAGCCCTGTCAGTGTCCTCTACAATGAAGACGTGCATCATCTTCGCTCCGATCTGCAACAAGATCCCAGCTTTTCGATGTGGGGAGTCGGTGTCAGTGCCAATGCTGGCGCTGGTGCAAAGCTCGCTCTGACAGGAAATCTAGCCCTGACAGCCGGCTATCGCATTATGTGGAACCGCACATATGCCGGTGAGTGGACGAATCATCCGGTCGGAGGTGGTTCTGAAACCGTTCCGCTGACTGAGTTCCAAACCATCCGCCATGGTGTTCTCCTCGGTGTGACCGGTTCATTTTAA
- a CDS encoding hypothetical protein (conserved protein of unknown function) produces the protein MTTEELEQLLARQPVALLHRLARGRVHRQFRAGKRRLIELLLQHSSHNRAGLESDLQALLEAWPSQSESGAQRSQHPLPITPKKTTPQAPVPALSEPAISLTGWLEGIGVPEPQPFVPDPWQTEALSALSESDVIISVPTGSGKTYVAIEAARRAMEDNRTVIYTSPLKALSNTKYTEFSRLFGPDKVGILTGDRQEHSQAPLLIMTTEILRNLLYDAASGEIDVRLDTLGLVILDESQYIADRERGVVWEETIIFCPSQAKLLLLSASIGNPQDIADWLTSIRPTACRLVRHSKRTVPLRAGYLHPNGKLTPLFRTLGIPYGHPTHLHPEAKRLFLEYEEETLPSGRSRR, from the coding sequence ATGACCACCGAAGAACTTGAACAACTGCTCGCTCGACAACCTGTCGCGCTTCTGCATCGTCTAGCCCGAGGCCGTGTGCATCGGCAGTTTCGCGCCGGGAAACGACGCTTGATTGAATTGCTGCTTCAACATTCGAGTCACAATCGCGCCGGGCTGGAGTCCGATCTGCAGGCTCTGTTGGAAGCGTGGCCATCTCAATCAGAGTCCGGCGCACAGCGCAGCCAGCATCCTCTACCCATCACTCCGAAGAAAACCACTCCGCAGGCACCGGTTCCTGCGTTGTCCGAACCGGCTATTTCGCTCACAGGTTGGCTGGAAGGCATCGGCGTTCCCGAGCCACAACCGTTCGTACCGGACCCATGGCAGACCGAAGCCTTGTCGGCCCTCAGCGAAAGCGATGTCATCATCAGCGTACCGACCGGAAGCGGAAAAACCTACGTCGCCATCGAAGCCGCTCGCCGCGCGATGGAAGATAACCGCACTGTCATCTACACGTCCCCACTCAAGGCCCTGTCCAATACAAAATATACGGAATTCTCTCGCCTGTTTGGACCGGACAAAGTCGGCATTTTGACCGGGGATCGTCAAGAACACAGCCAAGCCCCTCTGCTGATTATGACCACGGAAATCCTGCGCAATCTGCTCTATGATGCAGCCAGCGGTGAAATCGACGTCAGGCTGGACACGCTGGGGCTCGTGATACTCGACGAGTCGCAATACATCGCCGATCGCGAGCGCGGAGTCGTATGGGAAGAAACCATCATCTTTTGCCCTTCTCAGGCCAAACTGCTCTTGCTCTCTGCCTCGATCGGGAATCCGCAAGACATTGCCGATTGGCTCACATCGATCCGACCTACAGCCTGCAGACTGGTGCGGCACAGCAAGCGCACCGTCCCACTCAGGGCCGGCTATCTGCATCCCAACGGAAAACTGACACCGCTATTCAGGACTTTGGGAATCCCCTACGGACACCCTACCCATCTCCATCCAGAGGCGAAGCGCCTCTTCTTAGAATACGAAGAAGAAACCCTCCCCTCGGGACGTTCGAGGCGATAG
- a CDS encoding hypothetical protein (putative Helicase (C-terminal)) has protein sequence MPPSIHPVDLVTALRHKHLTPAIVFLTSRRACDEAMEAFDHADLVLPPVRQAAIGTALERVIAQYPSIAEHPLIPIVQRIGVAAHHAGHLPSWKIAIEELMRQGHLDAVFATTTLAAGVDFPARTVVITQSSIRKSRDFTDLTIGEVQQIAGRAGRRGKDHVGFAVITPSPYIDLSVLTKGLTGQPEAIDSQFTISYPMVLNLLKAHPHEHIQGILAKSFAQFQLNQRAELLERKLDLLHTQLEPFGPRVCTDWITQWQTFDRVRRHRPARHQTHRSESPEIAARLPFLTPGRVVGLHKGRGIILRQYRSKGQKNSMLTMLRPDGAVTECPVTSVREVYDRTYDCAEIVTYPWCSADSFDRLSEQLEDLPPRLPILPILASPPVETLPDAIVQSLGDFPCPTCSSRLACQKDFPTASRLRQEQQRHTKSIQALRASLWHRFQERVTVLETFGYLTSTAQLTADGEWARLIRIDHSLLITELIRADAFAGADPSLLTGIMASLSHDDDRPGAFPRISTGLSSLLRQVRKLAESLAPHEDPPLLRADVAALAERWVAEPTLTWIGLCRLTTMAEGDIYRLLARTIEFLSQLQTLKATHPGLADSAAEALTLIRRGVLEELP, from the coding sequence ATGCCGCCGTCGATCCATCCGGTTGACCTAGTCACCGCCCTCCGCCACAAACATCTCACGCCAGCCATCGTATTTCTTACCTCACGCCGTGCCTGCGATGAAGCCATGGAGGCGTTCGACCATGCCGACCTCGTCCTTCCTCCGGTTCGGCAAGCAGCGATCGGCACAGCACTCGAACGAGTCATTGCGCAGTACCCAAGCATTGCCGAACATCCCCTCATTCCCATCGTACAGCGGATCGGTGTCGCCGCCCACCATGCCGGACACCTTCCCTCTTGGAAGATCGCGATCGAAGAGCTGATGCGACAGGGCCATCTTGACGCCGTCTTCGCCACCACCACCCTAGCGGCAGGCGTCGATTTTCCAGCCCGCACAGTCGTGATCACGCAGTCCAGCATCCGCAAATCGCGTGACTTCACCGATCTGACGATCGGCGAAGTCCAACAGATCGCTGGGCGAGCCGGACGCCGAGGAAAAGATCATGTGGGCTTTGCAGTGATCACACCCTCTCCCTATATCGATTTGAGCGTGCTGACCAAGGGGCTGACGGGACAACCGGAAGCCATCGACAGCCAATTTACCATCAGCTATCCCATGGTGCTGAACCTCCTCAAGGCCCATCCACACGAGCACATTCAAGGAATCCTGGCCAAGAGTTTTGCGCAATTCCAACTCAACCAACGTGCCGAGCTTCTGGAACGAAAATTGGATCTGCTGCATACCCAGTTAGAACCGTTCGGCCCCCGAGTGTGCACGGATTGGATCACGCAATGGCAGACCTTCGATCGCGTGCGGAGGCACCGTCCTGCTCGACATCAGACACACCGCTCAGAGTCACCGGAAATCGCCGCGCGGTTGCCGTTTCTCACACCGGGACGAGTCGTGGGGCTTCACAAGGGACGCGGAATTATCCTCAGACAGTATCGGAGCAAAGGCCAAAAGAACTCCATGCTGACCATGTTGCGGCCGGATGGCGCCGTCACAGAATGCCCCGTCACGAGTGTGCGAGAAGTCTACGATCGAACCTACGACTGTGCAGAGATTGTAACGTACCCGTGGTGCTCAGCAGACAGCTTTGATCGGCTCAGCGAACAGTTGGAAGACCTTCCTCCTCGCTTGCCCATTCTCCCGATCTTGGCATCACCTCCGGTGGAAACATTGCCGGATGCTATCGTGCAATCGTTGGGCGATTTTCCTTGCCCGACCTGTTCATCCCGGCTGGCTTGTCAGAAAGATTTTCCCACCGCCTCCCGACTTCGCCAGGAGCAACAACGTCACACAAAATCCATTCAAGCCCTGCGAGCCAGTTTATGGCATCGTTTTCAAGAACGTGTGACCGTGCTGGAAACATTCGGGTATCTCACGTCGACCGCACAGTTGACGGCTGATGGGGAATGGGCGAGACTGATTCGCATTGATCACTCGTTATTGATTACGGAGCTGATACGAGCCGACGCGTTTGCGGGAGCGGACCCGTCTCTCCTCACCGGTATCATGGCCAGCCTGTCTCACGACGATGATCGCCCCGGGGCATTTCCACGCATTAGTACCGGATTGAGTTCACTCCTGAGGCAGGTTCGCAAGCTGGCCGAGAGCCTGGCTCCACATGAAGATCCCCCGCTTCTCCGCGCAGATGTCGCGGCCTTGGCGGAGCGGTGGGTGGCGGAGCCGACCCTCACATGGATCGGACTCTGTCGACTCACGACGATGGCGGAGGGGGATATCTATCGGCTGCTTGCCAGGACGATCGAGTTCCTCTCACAGCTACAGACACTGAAAGCCACCCATCCTGGCTTGGCTGACTCTGCGGCGGAAGCACTCACACTGATCCGACGCGGGGTCTTGGAGGAACTACCGTGA
- a CDS encoding Glucose-1-phosphate adenylyltransferase translates to MLQTVDQSAKGTKPGASIIRMKEEVNDSASFLFHGRPARIHPVKNIFTMVLAGGKGERLFPLTDQRAKPAVPFGGKYRIIDFTLSNCINSGLRKIAVLIQYKSHSLDRHIRIGWNILNAELGEYIASIPPQQRISEDWYRGTADAVYQNMFLIDGENPQYLLILAGDHVYKMNYAEMFHWLIAKSADVVVGAIDIPVQDATRFGVIAVDEDHRITRFDEKPTHPIPLPNDPSHAFASMGIYLFRTQALREHLIADAQEGTAHDFGKNIIPRMIEQKRVYAFKFQDANKKAVQYWRDIGTLDAYWEANMDLVTVDPQFNLYDADWPIRTYQGQFPPAKFVFAQDYQGGRMGVALDSVVCGGCIVSGGRVQNSVLSPNVRVQDHADIRESIIMENVTIGEHSRIRRAIIDKDVTIPPNSEIGYNRDADAQRFTVTDSGLVVISKGMKLHAAVDPSG, encoded by the coding sequence ATGCTTCAGACTGTTGACCAGTCCGCCAAGGGAACCAAGCCTGGGGCTAGTATTATCCGCATGAAGGAGGAAGTCAACGATTCCGCTTCCTTTCTATTTCATGGTCGTCCTGCTAGAATCCATCCCGTGAAGAACATTTTTACGATGGTCCTGGCGGGCGGGAAAGGGGAGCGCCTCTTTCCGCTCACGGACCAACGGGCGAAACCCGCCGTCCCCTTCGGAGGGAAATACCGCATCATCGACTTTACACTGAGCAATTGTATCAACTCGGGGCTCCGTAAGATCGCCGTGCTGATCCAATACAAATCGCACTCTCTTGATCGCCATATCCGGATCGGCTGGAATATTCTCAACGCCGAATTAGGCGAATACATCGCCTCGATACCTCCTCAGCAACGGATCAGCGAAGATTGGTACCGCGGTACCGCCGACGCCGTGTATCAGAACATGTTCTTGATCGACGGTGAGAATCCGCAGTATTTGTTGATCCTGGCCGGCGACCATGTGTACAAAATGAACTACGCAGAGATGTTCCATTGGCTCATCGCCAAAAGCGCGGATGTGGTGGTCGGTGCCATCGACATTCCGGTGCAAGACGCAACTCGCTTTGGAGTCATTGCGGTCGACGAAGACCACCGGATCACCCGCTTCGATGAGAAACCGACGCATCCTATCCCACTCCCCAATGATCCGAGCCATGCCTTCGCGTCGATGGGTATTTACCTCTTCCGCACCCAGGCGCTACGCGAACATCTGATCGCCGATGCTCAAGAAGGCACGGCGCATGACTTTGGAAAAAACATCATCCCCCGAATGATCGAACAGAAGCGTGTTTACGCATTCAAGTTTCAGGATGCCAACAAAAAGGCTGTTCAATATTGGCGGGATATTGGGACGCTCGACGCCTATTGGGAAGCGAATATGGACCTGGTTACCGTGGATCCTCAATTCAATCTGTACGATGCAGACTGGCCGATCCGAACCTATCAGGGACAGTTTCCACCGGCCAAGTTCGTCTTCGCTCAGGATTATCAAGGTGGGCGAATGGGTGTCGCCCTTGATTCGGTCGTCTGCGGAGGGTGCATCGTCTCAGGCGGACGCGTGCAGAACTCGGTGTTATCTCCCAATGTCCGCGTGCAAGATCATGCCGATATCCGCGAATCCATCATCATGGAGAACGTGACGATCGGCGAGCACAGCCGCATCAGGCGGGCCATCATCGACAAAGATGTGACGATCCCTCCCAATAGTGAAATCGGCTACAACCGAGATGCCGATGCCCAGCGCTTTACTGTCACAGACTCCGGTCTCGTTGTGATCTCAAAGGGAATGAAGCTGCATGCCGCCGTCGATCCATCCGGTTGA
- a CDS encoding hypothetical protein (conserved protein of unknown function), protein MKRDVVVAALPRSTTRRVVKLSAKPSTSPVSDLTWRLERLESQMQKLSELVRDHAEDMDRLVRIVAENSDILRRQLLRKHHEKVRVRKHLRAADAAIE, encoded by the coding sequence ATGAAGCGAGATGTTGTTGTCGCCGCGCTACCGCGAAGCACGACGAGGCGTGTGGTGAAGCTCTCGGCAAAGCCTTCGACCAGTCCCGTGAGCGACTTGACGTGGCGGCTCGAGCGGCTGGAAAGCCAGATGCAAAAGCTGTCTGAACTCGTCCGGGATCATGCCGAAGATATGGACCGTCTGGTCAGGATCGTCGCAGAGAACAGCGACATCCTCCGCCGACAGCTGCTGCGTAAGCACCATGAAAAGGTTCGGGTGAGGAAGCATCTGCGAGCGGCTGATGCGGCAATAGAGTAG
- a CDS encoding hypothetical protein (conserved protein of unknown function) yields the protein MIKSLSIAAVMISGLVGGETLQAFSDQSVPLWHIQLPYDAPPASQDVPDVSIPPNTNPLGQEELQRAEALLPLLEGKQEFWAMGEFVHLGESSVPVLVKALAMPSPRIRYNAIETLLMMKGVAGVPALLATAKEPNEIPRVREHALRVAVRLSPAQAPEAIEVMAKDLNPSVRKSAVFEARYVRQKAIIPILIPMVSDDERFVALSALQSLWILTRHETEFHDWEASTKQDRATWSSEWIEWWEDNKDVFEIPEPKQPRRSS from the coding sequence GTGATCAAGTCACTGAGCATTGCCGCGGTGATGATCTCCGGATTGGTGGGGGGAGAAACTCTCCAGGCGTTCTCTGATCAGAGTGTTCCACTGTGGCACATCCAACTGCCCTATGATGCGCCACCAGCAAGTCAGGATGTACCGGATGTCTCAATCCCGCCGAATACCAATCCGCTAGGTCAGGAAGAACTGCAACGCGCGGAGGCGTTGCTCCCGTTGTTGGAAGGGAAACAGGAATTTTGGGCCATGGGAGAGTTCGTGCATCTTGGAGAATCGTCTGTGCCAGTCTTGGTCAAGGCCTTGGCGATGCCCAGCCCGCGGATCCGCTACAATGCAATTGAAACCTTATTAATGATGAAGGGGGTGGCTGGGGTTCCCGCGCTCCTTGCGACCGCGAAGGAACCCAACGAAATCCCACGCGTGCGCGAACATGCGTTACGGGTTGCAGTCCGGTTGAGTCCAGCTCAAGCGCCGGAGGCCATTGAAGTGATGGCGAAGGATCTTAATCCATCAGTCCGGAAGAGTGCGGTTTTTGAAGCCCGGTATGTGCGACAGAAGGCCATCATCCCTATCTTGATCCCGATGGTGAGCGATGACGAGCGCTTTGTGGCGCTATCGGCACTGCAATCACTGTGGATCCTGACGCGCCATGAGACCGAATTTCATGATTGGGAAGCATCGACCAAGCAGGATCGCGCGACATGGTCGAGCGAATGGATCGAGTGGTGGGAAGACAACAAAGACGTGTTTGAGATTCCCGAGCCGAAACAGCCGAGACGGAGTTCCTAG
- a CDS encoding Peptide deformylase — MKTKTGAMLTIAKLGNPILRKIATPVDSREIRSSDIQRLIDDMLETMYDEPGIGLAAPQVSRSIQLAVMGCKGEGGFPETVLINPSIVYYGPEQVENWEGCLSVDGLRGKVTRPSLVRVKALDRKGKALDFEATGLFAVCIQHELDHLIGKVFLDRMTDMSTLTQLDEFTQYWQKEPTNVI, encoded by the coding sequence ATGAAGACCAAGACAGGGGCTATGCTTACAATTGCTAAGCTCGGCAATCCGATCCTTCGGAAAATCGCGACCCCGGTCGATTCCCGGGAGATCCGGTCGTCGGATATTCAACGGTTGATCGACGACATGCTTGAAACGATGTACGACGAGCCAGGCATTGGGTTGGCGGCACCGCAGGTCTCACGTTCGATTCAATTGGCCGTCATGGGGTGTAAAGGCGAAGGCGGATTTCCAGAAACGGTCCTCATCAATCCGTCGATCGTGTACTATGGGCCTGAGCAGGTCGAAAACTGGGAAGGCTGTTTGAGCGTCGACGGACTTCGAGGGAAGGTCACACGACCTTCCTTGGTACGCGTCAAAGCGCTCGATCGGAAAGGGAAAGCACTAGATTTTGAAGCAACCGGCCTCTTTGCCGTGTGCATTCAACACGAGCTTGACCACTTAATCGGTAAAGTATTTCTCGACCGTATGACCGACATGTCCACTCTGACCCAACTGGATGAGTTTACACAGTATTGGCAAAAAGAGCCCACGAACGTGATTTGA